A portion of the Rhodococcus pseudokoreensis genome contains these proteins:
- a CDS encoding histidine phosphatase family protein → MTEADHPDHTQTRTIVHVLRHGEVHNPRGILYGRLPGFRLSVTGEAQARAVASVLAKHDITHVVSSPLQRAQETAAPIADAHGVDIATDENLIEAGNEFEGLKVSVGDGALSRPRHWWKLRDPFTPSWGEPYLQIAHRMLAAVNTARVSAVGHEAVVVSHQLPVWTLRRFLQGERLWHDPRHRQCGLASLTSLVYEGDTLIDIVYSEPAGASDPRVTGA, encoded by the coding sequence GTGACCGAAGCCGATCATCCCGACCACACACAGACCCGCACCATCGTGCACGTGCTCCGGCACGGCGAGGTGCACAACCCGCGAGGGATCCTCTACGGCAGGCTCCCCGGGTTCCGGCTGTCGGTGACGGGTGAGGCGCAGGCCCGCGCGGTGGCGTCGGTGCTGGCCAAGCACGACATCACGCACGTGGTGTCGTCGCCGCTGCAGCGGGCACAGGAGACGGCCGCCCCGATCGCCGACGCGCACGGCGTCGACATCGCGACCGACGAGAACCTCATCGAGGCCGGCAACGAATTCGAGGGACTCAAGGTCTCCGTCGGCGACGGCGCGCTGTCGCGTCCCCGGCACTGGTGGAAACTGCGCGACCCGTTCACACCGTCCTGGGGCGAGCCGTACCTGCAGATCGCGCACCGCATGCTGGCCGCCGTCAACACCGCCCGCGTGTCGGCGGTCGGTCACGAGGCCGTCGTCGTCAGCCACCAACTCCCCGTCTGGACCCTCCGCCGGTTCCTGCAGGGGGAGCGGCTGTGGCACGATCCGCGCCACCGGCAGTGCGGTCTCGCGTCGCTGACGTCGCTCGTCTACGAGGGCGACACCCTCATCGACATCGTGTACTCGGAGCCCGCGGGCGCGTCGGATCCGAGGGTGACCGGGGCATGA